A section of the Streptomyces sp. CG1 genome encodes:
- a CDS encoding CocE/NonD family hydrolase, producing MTRSGRIRAHMVRGRLAGGAAMISIALCASIGTAPASATTPSAGSAATVAAGPSFRRADIPAKDGVVLKADVLTPAAGTPGADSRGRYPVIVQPASWGQNDLEYVAQGRKLAADGYVVVTYTVRGFWLSGGRVDVGGPTDVADISSVIDWTLAHTEADPRRVGMLGLSLGAGISLLGAAFDPRIKAVAALSAWGDLVNSLYSGQTRHLQAVALLNAVQVPTGRPDAEYARTLADLYANRDIPEVVDWARTRSPGTYADGINAHGTAVLLSNAWGDSIFNSSQITDFYQKLTGPKRLIMRPGDHATQELTGFLGVDNATWASAHEWFDRQLKGSGSGGAPRAQGAPVELHVRPGSGEEDYPSWQAISSRTRSLPLGRADAFGTGALDGAADTGWRTSITGGLDSGADAGVAELSGLLDQTFALPPTVEVPLLPRFAAAVWQSAPYPSLQRIRGVVRLHTTVTSSAPQGTVFAHLYDVNALGVGRLISHAPQSWSGRAPGQAFPLDVALFATAYDLPAGHRLALVLDTKDPAYGGSTPLGSDVSFSSPQADRSRLVLPLR from the coding sequence ATGACGCGTTCCGGCCGTATCCGTGCACACATGGTCCGGGGCCGGCTGGCGGGCGGGGCGGCGATGATCTCCATCGCCCTGTGCGCGAGCATCGGCACGGCTCCGGCCTCGGCCACCACGCCGTCGGCGGGGTCGGCGGCCACCGTCGCAGCCGGGCCGTCCTTCCGTCGGGCCGACATTCCCGCGAAGGACGGTGTCGTTCTCAAGGCCGACGTCCTGACACCCGCCGCTGGAACACCGGGCGCCGACTCACGAGGACGCTATCCGGTGATCGTGCAACCCGCTTCCTGGGGGCAGAACGACCTGGAGTACGTCGCTCAGGGCAGGAAGCTGGCTGCTGACGGCTATGTGGTGGTCACGTACACGGTGCGCGGATTCTGGCTCTCCGGTGGACGGGTAGACGTCGGCGGGCCCACCGACGTCGCCGACATCTCCTCCGTCATCGACTGGACCCTCGCCCACACCGAGGCCGACCCACGGCGCGTCGGCATGCTCGGCCTGTCACTGGGCGCGGGCATCTCCCTGCTGGGTGCCGCCTTCGACCCGCGGATCAAGGCGGTGGCCGCGCTGAGCGCCTGGGGCGACCTGGTCAACTCCCTCTACAGCGGTCAGACCCGGCATCTGCAGGCGGTGGCACTGCTCAACGCCGTGCAGGTGCCAACCGGCCGTCCGGATGCTGAGTACGCGCGGACCCTGGCCGACCTCTACGCCAACCGAGACATTCCGGAAGTCGTCGACTGGGCCAGGACGCGGTCTCCCGGGACCTATGCGGACGGCATCAACGCCCACGGTACGGCGGTCCTGCTGTCCAACGCCTGGGGCGACAGCATCTTCAACTCCAGCCAGATCACGGACTTCTACCAGAAGCTGACCGGCCCCAAGCGCCTGATCATGCGCCCCGGAGACCACGCCACCCAGGAACTGACCGGATTCCTCGGTGTGGACAACGCGACCTGGGCGAGCGCACATGAGTGGTTCGACCGGCAACTGAAGGGCAGCGGCAGCGGAGGCGCTCCGCGTGCCCAGGGCGCACCGGTGGAACTGCACGTCAGGCCCGGAAGCGGCGAGGAGGACTATCCCAGCTGGCAGGCGATAAGCTCGCGGACCCGGTCACTGCCGCTCGGCCGTGCGGACGCCTTCGGCACGGGTGCGCTGGATGGTGCGGCCGACACCGGATGGCGCACCTCGATCACCGGTGGCCTCGATTCCGGGGCGGACGCCGGGGTCGCCGAACTGTCCGGGCTGCTCGACCAGACCTTCGCGTTGCCGCCGACCGTCGAGGTTCCGCTGCTGCCCCGGTTCGCTGCCGCCGTCTGGCAGTCGGCGCCCTACCCGTCCCTCCAGCGCATCCGCGGTGTGGTCAGGCTGCACACCACCGTCACCTCCTCCGCGCCGCAGGGCACCGTCTTCGCCCACCTCTACGACGTGAACGCCCTCGGCGTGGGCAGACTCATCTCGCACGCACCACAGAGCTGGTCCGGCCGCGCTCCGGGGCAGGCCTTCCCGCTCGACGTCGCACTCTTCGCCACGGCCTACGACCTGCCGGCAGGCCACCGGCTGGCCCTCGTCCTCGACACCAAGGACCCCGCGTACGGCGGCAGCACCCCGCTCGGCAGCGACGTCTCGTTCAGCTCCCCGCAGGCCGACCGGTCCCGCCTGGTGCTGCCGCTGCGATGA
- a CDS encoding DUF4097 domain-containing protein, with the protein MALAALTVSGLSACSALGQKTFEDDAQVPQKVTSISLDSTDGDVKVEASAGTSTISVHRKVNYRGDKPSGTSFRVDNGVLMLSGCGENCGVDYLVKVPAGLPVTGGTSNGGLTLTDVGTVDVHTSNGEITVTDATGPVRLRTSNGDVNVKDVKGGDIDTQTSNGEVTILTAVPGNIKAHTTSGSLMVTAPPARYQISASDPHGDKKVAFKNDPSGRYRLDLSTANGDLTVNSASR; encoded by the coding sequence GTGGCTCTGGCTGCTCTCACAGTCAGCGGGCTCTCCGCATGCTCGGCCCTCGGCCAGAAGACCTTCGAGGACGACGCCCAGGTGCCCCAGAAAGTCACCTCGATCAGTCTCGACAGCACGGACGGAGATGTGAAGGTGGAGGCTTCGGCCGGCACCTCCACGATCTCCGTGCACCGCAAGGTCAACTACCGCGGTGACAAGCCCAGTGGCACGTCCTTCCGCGTCGACAACGGCGTCCTGATGCTCTCCGGCTGCGGCGAGAACTGTGGCGTCGACTACCTCGTCAAAGTGCCTGCCGGCCTTCCGGTGACGGGAGGCACCTCCAACGGCGGCCTCACACTGACCGATGTCGGCACGGTCGACGTGCACACGAGCAACGGTGAGATCACGGTGACCGACGCGACGGGCCCTGTGAGGCTGCGCACGTCCAACGGTGACGTCAACGTCAAGGATGTCAAGGGCGGCGACATCGACACGCAGACGTCGAACGGCGAGGTGACGATCCTGACGGCCGTCCCGGGGAACATCAAGGCTCACACGACCAGCGGCAGCCTCATGGTCACGGCGCCGCCCGCCAGGTACCAGATCTCGGCGAGCGACCCCCACGGCGACAAGAAGGTGGCCTTCAAGAATGACCCGTCGGGCAGGTACCGATTGGATCTGTCGACGGCGAACGGTGACTTGACCGTGAATTCGGCGAGCCGGTGA
- a CDS encoding YqjF family protein, whose translation MQKPAPGTPRFPDVAVSPDAPADIRFPLLTQQWLDVTFIHWAVEPSTVTRLLPPGTVPDVHDGSTYVGLVAFRMHKVGWIRLPGVPYLGSFPETNVRLYSVDTHGRRGVVFRSMDASRLIPVVMGRIGFHLPYLWSRMAVRAAGDTVTYTSSRRRPGGRGAYSRITVRTGERIDEPTELEHFLTARWGMHNPFAGGAAYLPNHHPRWPLHRAQLITCEENLLTAAGLSAPSTAPVSVLYSPGVPVRLGRPVRRPNPLTTAA comes from the coding sequence ATGCAGAAGCCCGCCCCCGGCACTCCCCGCTTCCCTGACGTGGCTGTCTCCCCGGACGCTCCTGCCGACATACGCTTCCCGCTGCTCACCCAGCAGTGGCTGGATGTGACGTTCATCCACTGGGCCGTCGAACCGTCCACAGTGACACGGCTGTTGCCGCCCGGGACCGTACCCGACGTCCACGATGGAAGCACTTACGTCGGGCTGGTTGCCTTTCGTATGCACAAGGTCGGCTGGATCCGGCTACCCGGGGTGCCCTATCTGGGCTCGTTCCCGGAGACCAACGTCCGCCTGTACTCGGTGGACACGCACGGCCGCCGCGGTGTCGTCTTCCGCTCGATGGACGCCTCGCGCCTGATCCCCGTGGTGATGGGACGCATCGGCTTCCACCTTCCCTACCTGTGGTCCCGTATGGCCGTGCGCGCCGCCGGCGACACCGTCACCTATACCAGCTCGCGCCGCCGGCCCGGCGGGCGCGGCGCGTACAGCCGCATCACCGTACGCACAGGTGAACGCATCGACGAACCGACCGAGTTGGAGCACTTTCTCACTGCCCGCTGGGGCATGCACAATCCCTTCGCCGGCGGGGCAGCGTACCTGCCCAATCACCATCCGCGCTGGCCCCTGCACCGCGCCCAGCTCATCACCTGCGAGGAGAACCTGCTCACCGCGGCCGGCCTGTCCGCGCCGAGCACCGCCCCGGTCAGCGTCCTGTACTCACCAGGCGTCCCGGTCCGCCTCGGCCGCCCCGTCCGCCGGCCGAACCCCCTCACGACAGCCGCCTGA
- a CDS encoding heavy metal-responsive transcriptional regulator — protein sequence MRIGDLAARTGLTTKTIRFYEDSGLLPAPPRTPGGYRDYPDHTVTRLGFVRDAQRAGLTLVEIRSVLALRDDGHAPCHHVTGLIHEHLDDIERRMAELATTRDALRTLADRAAATDPAACTADDICTILNSTRP from the coding sequence ATGCGCATCGGCGACCTGGCCGCCCGCACCGGGCTGACGACCAAGACCATCCGCTTCTACGAGGACAGTGGCCTGCTGCCCGCGCCACCGCGCACCCCGGGCGGCTACCGCGACTACCCCGATCACACGGTGACCCGGCTCGGATTCGTCCGCGACGCCCAGCGCGCCGGCCTCACTCTCGTCGAGATCCGTTCGGTCCTCGCCCTGCGCGACGACGGTCACGCCCCCTGCCACCACGTCACCGGCCTCATCCACGAGCACCTCGACGACATCGAGCGGCGCATGGCCGAGCTCGCCACCACCCGCGACGCACTCCGCACCCTTGCCGACCGCGCCGCAGCCACCGACCCCGCCGCCTGCACCGCGGACGACATCTGCACCATCCTCAACTCCACACGGCCGTAG
- a CDS encoding ATP-binding protein produces the protein MVTMPAWHLRDYHDDDLDQAIQIWDQSRRADENRVFPVSEVMAAAKAGQPAVVAVVGDELVGMAVAQASGKRGWVLLVALASRWRERGIGSALLAELERRLRALGVRHISALLPSGAAGTKALENSGYQFRDDLTYYEKLEPPGTANAEVLAALGGRMLPEGLWDAMAGMEREKQVIERRVVLPLTEPTLADRYGVVPPKAVILFGPPGTGKTSFAKAVASRLGWPFVELFPSRLAADTSEGLAAALREAFADLAELDSVVLFIDEVEEIAGVRSGKAVDPGHGVTNELLKLIPVFREHDARLLACATNSVRSLDAAFLRPGRFDYVIPIGPPDPTARAAIWARYLRASAASVDLAQLVKASELFTPADIEFAARKGAQAAFEREVTHRQGRPAVTEDFLAAIADARPTLTARAIEEFTEDIDKYSRL, from the coding sequence GTGGTGACGATGCCCGCATGGCATCTGCGTGACTATCACGACGACGATCTCGACCAGGCCATCCAGATCTGGGACCAGAGCCGCCGGGCCGATGAGAATCGGGTGTTCCCGGTCTCCGAGGTGATGGCCGCGGCCAAGGCCGGTCAGCCGGCCGTGGTCGCGGTGGTCGGCGATGAACTGGTGGGCATGGCTGTGGCTCAGGCCTCCGGCAAGCGGGGGTGGGTGCTCCTGGTGGCACTCGCCTCCCGATGGCGCGAGCGCGGGATCGGCAGTGCCCTCCTCGCCGAGCTGGAACGGCGGCTACGGGCACTGGGGGTTCGCCACATCAGCGCACTGCTGCCCTCGGGCGCCGCCGGCACGAAAGCTCTGGAGAACTCCGGATACCAGTTCCGCGACGACCTCACCTACTACGAGAAACTCGAACCACCGGGAACCGCCAACGCCGAGGTCCTCGCGGCGCTGGGCGGCCGCATGCTGCCCGAGGGGCTGTGGGACGCCATGGCCGGCATGGAGCGGGAGAAGCAGGTCATCGAACGCCGGGTCGTGCTCCCGCTGACCGAGCCGACGCTGGCCGACCGCTACGGCGTCGTCCCGCCCAAGGCGGTCATCCTGTTCGGCCCGCCGGGCACCGGAAAGACCAGTTTCGCCAAGGCGGTGGCCTCGCGGCTCGGCTGGCCGTTCGTGGAGCTCTTCCCCTCCCGGCTCGCGGCCGACACCAGTGAGGGACTGGCCGCGGCACTGCGGGAGGCCTTCGCGGACCTGGCCGAACTGGACTCCGTCGTGCTCTTCATCGACGAGGTCGAGGAGATCGCCGGCGTCAGGTCCGGGAAGGCGGTCGATCCCGGCCACGGCGTGACGAACGAGTTGCTCAAACTCATCCCCGTCTTCCGCGAACACGACGCACGGCTGCTGGCCTGTGCCACCAACTCGGTCCGTTCTCTCGATGCGGCCTTCCTGCGCCCGGGACGGTTCGACTACGTCATCCCCATCGGCCCGCCGGATCCGACCGCCCGCGCGGCGATCTGGGCCCGCTATCTCAGGGCCTCCGCCGCCTCGGTAGACCTCGCCCAACTGGTCAAGGCCAGTGAACTGTTCACCCCGGCCGATATCGAATTCGCAGCCCGCAAGGGCGCCCAGGCGGCGTTTGAACGTGAAGTGACGCACCGTCAGGGCCGACCGGCCGTCACCGAGGATTTCCTGGCCGCCATCGCCGACGCCCGGCCGACACTCACCGCACGGGCGATCGAGGAGTTCACCGAAGACATCGACAAGTACAGTCGGCTCTGA